From Novosphingobium resinovorum, the proteins below share one genomic window:
- a CDS encoding AbrB/MazE/SpoVT family DNA-binding domain-containing protein: MKFESNMTVKGQVTVPKDIRDALGLKPGQAVAFELDGDGNARIIRADDPARIEARKEAFLGRLHETRAKFAGKALDPDMDGLEYQRMMRGDGPEV, from the coding sequence GTGAAGTTCGAGTCCAACATGACGGTCAAGGGCCAGGTTACGGTGCCCAAGGACATCCGCGATGCGCTGGGCCTCAAGCCCGGTCAGGCGGTGGCCTTCGAGTTGGACGGCGACGGCAATGCCCGCATCATCCGTGCCGACGATCCGGCGCGGATCGAAGCGCGCAAGGAAGCATTTCTGGGCCGCCTGCACGAAACGCGAGCGAAATTTGCGGGCAAGGCGCTGGATCCGGACATGGACGGGCTCGAATACCAGCGCATGATGCGCGGCGACGGGCCGGAAGTGTGA
- the gatA gene encoding Asp-tRNA(Asn)/Glu-tRNA(Gln) amidotransferase subunit GatA, protein MTDITDLGVAAIRDGVAAGTFSAVEVAEAFNANVAAAQDALNAFIVATPDHAIAAAKTIDAKRAAGEALGPMGGVPIGMKDLFTTNGVQTTAASHILEGFVPQYESTVSQKLWDAGAGLLGKLNLDQFAMGSSNESSHFGSVVSPWRRPGSNAPLTAGGSSGGSSAAIAARLVPAATGTDTGGSIRQPAAYTGTTGIKPTYGRCSRWGVVAYASSLDQAGAMARDVTDCAILLESMAGFDPKDATSLNLPVPDWTAALSGDLKGKKVGIPKEYRVEGMPAEIEAIWEQGIAWLKDAGAEVVEVSLPHTQYALATYYIIAPAEASSNLARYDGVRYGLRDLPDGAGLQDMYAATRADGFGAEVKRRILIGTYVLSAGFYDAYYTKAQKVRALISQDFTKAFEQVDVLLTPTAPSAAFALGESNEDPIAMYLNDVFTVPASLAGLPAMSVPAGLDAQGLPLGLQIIGRPLDEQGVLNAGLAIEGRAAFAAKPEKWW, encoded by the coding sequence ATGACTGACATTACCGACCTTGGCGTAGCCGCCATCCGCGACGGCGTCGCCGCCGGAACTTTCTCCGCCGTCGAAGTGGCCGAGGCGTTCAACGCCAACGTCGCGGCGGCGCAGGACGCGCTGAACGCCTTCATCGTCGCCACCCCCGATCACGCGATCGCCGCCGCGAAGACCATCGACGCCAAGCGCGCCGCCGGCGAAGCGCTCGGTCCCATGGGCGGCGTGCCCATCGGCATGAAGGACCTGTTCACCACCAACGGCGTGCAGACCACCGCCGCCAGCCACATCCTCGAAGGTTTCGTGCCGCAGTACGAATCGACCGTCTCGCAGAAGCTGTGGGATGCGGGCGCGGGCCTGCTGGGCAAGCTCAACCTCGACCAGTTCGCGATGGGCTCTTCGAACGAGAGCAGCCATTTCGGCTCGGTCGTGTCGCCCTGGCGCCGGCCTGGCAGCAATGCGCCGCTGACGGCGGGCGGCTCCTCGGGCGGTTCCTCGGCGGCGATCGCGGCGCGGCTCGTGCCTGCCGCCACCGGCACAGACACCGGCGGCTCGATCCGCCAGCCCGCCGCCTACACCGGCACCACCGGCATCAAGCCGACTTACGGGCGCTGTTCGCGCTGGGGCGTGGTGGCCTATGCCAGCTCGCTCGACCAGGCGGGCGCCATGGCGCGCGACGTGACCGACTGCGCGATCCTGCTGGAAAGCATGGCCGGGTTCGACCCCAAGGACGCGACCAGCCTGAATCTGCCGGTGCCGGACTGGACCGCCGCTCTGTCGGGCGACCTCAAGGGCAAGAAGGTCGGCATCCCGAAGGAATACCGCGTCGAGGGCATGCCCGCCGAGATCGAGGCGATCTGGGAGCAGGGCATCGCCTGGCTCAAGGACGCGGGCGCCGAAGTGGTCGAAGTCTCGCTGCCGCACACGCAGTACGCGCTGGCGACCTACTACATCATCGCGCCTGCCGAAGCCTCGTCCAACCTCGCGCGCTATGACGGCGTGCGTTACGGCCTGCGCGACCTGCCCGACGGTGCGGGACTGCAGGACATGTACGCCGCCACCCGCGCCGACGGTTTCGGGGCCGAGGTCAAGCGCCGCATCCTGATCGGCACTTACGTGCTGTCGGCGGGCTTCTACGACGCCTATTATACCAAGGCGCAGAAGGTGCGTGCGCTGATCTCGCAGGACTTCACGAAGGCGTTCGAGCAGGTCGACGTCCTCCTGACCCCGACCGCGCCGAGCGCCGCCTTTGCCCTTGGCGAAAGCAACGAAGACCCGATCGCGATGTACCTCAACGACGTGTTCACGGTCCCGGCGTCGCTGGCGGGCCTGCCTGCCATGTCGGTGCCGGCCGGCCTCGACGCGCAGGGGCTGCCGCTGGGTCTCCAGATCATCGGCCGCCCGCTCGATGAGCAGGGCGTGCTGAACGCAGGGCTGGCCATCGAAGGCCGCGCGGCGTTTGCGGCGAAGCCGGAGAAGTGGTGGTAA
- the gatC gene encoding Asp-tRNA(Asn)/Glu-tRNA(Gln) amidotransferase subunit GatC has translation MSVDTATVAKIASLARIKVSEQELEAMVPELNGILAWVEQLGQVDTDGVEPMTAVIPNTLRLRDDVIDADPLTGGDKRDAVLANAPAAQHGFFGVPKVIE, from the coding sequence ATGTCGGTCGATACCGCAACCGTGGCGAAGATCGCCAGTCTCGCGCGCATCAAGGTGAGCGAGCAGGAACTCGAGGCCATGGTGCCCGAACTGAACGGCATCCTCGCTTGGGTGGAGCAACTCGGACAGGTCGACACCGACGGTGTCGAGCCGATGACCGCCGTGATCCCCAATACCCTGCGCCTGCGCGACGACGTGATCGACGCCGACCCGCTGACCGGCGGCGACAAGCGCGACGCGGTGCTGGCCAATGCGCCCGCCGCGCAGCACGGCTTCTTCGGCGTGCCCAAGGTGATCGAGTAA
- a CDS encoding FKBP-type peptidyl-prolyl cis-trans isomerase translates to MKSAIAALLLVAAPSAVFAQAAVPAATPAAPQVKVEAIKAGTGGKPPEHGYVLINYKGMLQDGTVFDQNEQMPMALDEVVPGFAQGLLQMERGGRYRLTIPPELGYGPEASGPIPANSTLVFEIDLLDFKTPEEIQAMMAQMQAQAQAAQQQGEAAKPAQ, encoded by the coding sequence GTGAAGTCAGCGATCGCGGCGCTGCTCCTCGTGGCAGCGCCCTCGGCGGTGTTCGCCCAAGCTGCCGTTCCGGCGGCGACGCCTGCGGCTCCGCAGGTAAAGGTCGAGGCGATCAAGGCCGGGACCGGCGGCAAGCCGCCCGAGCATGGCTATGTGCTCATCAACTACAAGGGCATGCTGCAGGACGGCACCGTGTTCGACCAGAACGAGCAGATGCCGATGGCGCTGGACGAAGTCGTCCCCGGCTTTGCGCAAGGGTTGCTCCAGATGGAGCGTGGCGGGCGTTATCGCCTGACCATTCCGCCCGAACTGGGCTACGGTCCCGAAGCATCCGGCCCGATCCCGGCGAATTCCACGCTGGTCTTCGAGATCGACCTGCTCGACTTCAAGACGCCTGAGGAAATCCAGGCGATGATGGCGCAGATGCAGGCTCAGGCCCAGGCGGCCCAGCAGCAGGGCGAGGCGGCCAAGCCCGCGCAGTAA
- a CDS encoding FKBP-type peptidyl-prolyl cis-trans isomerase: MTEITRVALQPIEKGAVSKIWIGVVAIALASAGVAYAALPPAPTVKTLTAGTGAPPTMEDVVLINYKGMLTDGKVFDENKNYPNPVAQFVPGFSKALMKMQRGGKYDVTIPAELAYGANPPAGSPIPANADLKFEVELIDYKSLAEIRQQQQILQQLQQMQGGAGAPGAPGAMPPGAAAPAPVPAQ; encoded by the coding sequence ATGACAGAGATCACCCGCGTTGCGCTGCAGCCGATCGAAAAGGGCGCTGTTTCCAAGATCTGGATCGGTGTCGTCGCGATCGCTCTGGCCTCGGCCGGTGTGGCCTATGCCGCGCTGCCGCCCGCGCCCACCGTCAAGACGCTGACCGCCGGCACCGGCGCCCCGCCGACGATGGAAGACGTCGTGCTCATCAATTACAAGGGCATGTTGACCGACGGCAAGGTGTTCGACGAGAACAAGAACTACCCCAACCCTGTCGCGCAGTTCGTGCCCGGCTTCTCCAAGGCGCTGATGAAGATGCAGCGCGGCGGCAAGTACGACGTCACGATCCCCGCCGAGCTGGCCTACGGCGCCAACCCGCCCGCCGGTTCGCCGATCCCCGCGAACGCCGACCTCAAGTTCGAAGTCGAGCTGATCGACTACAAGAGCCTTGCCGAAATCCGCCAGCAGCAGCAGATCCTGCAGCAGCTTCAGCAGATGCAGGGCGGCGCTGGTGCTCCGGGTGCCCCGGGCGCGATGCCTCCGGGTGCGGCTGCTCCGGCTCCGGTTCCGGCGCAGTGA
- the rpsU gene encoding 30S ribosomal protein S21 yields the protein MQILVRDNNVDQALRALKKKLQREGVYREMKLRRHFEKPSEKRAREKAAAVRRARKLERKRAERDGSK from the coding sequence ATGCAGATTCTCGTCCGCGACAACAACGTCGATCAGGCTCTTCGTGCGCTCAAGAAGAAGCTGCAGCGTGAAGGCGTGTATCGTGAGATGAAGCTGCGCCGTCACTTCGAGAAGCCGTCGGAAAAGCGCGCTCGCGAAAAGGCTGCCGCCGTTCGCCGCGCTCGCAAGCTTGAGCGCAAGCGCGCCGAGCGCGACGGCTCGAAGTAA
- a CDS encoding type II toxin-antitoxin system Phd/YefM family antitoxin, giving the protein MTQVSVHEAKTNLSRLIVSVLAGEEVVIARGNVPAVRLVPINPIGERKFGALKGAISVDDAFFEPLPADELGAWNLD; this is encoded by the coding sequence ATGACTCAGGTTTCCGTCCACGAGGCCAAGACCAACCTATCCCGCCTGATCGTCAGCGTGCTGGCGGGCGAAGAAGTGGTGATCGCACGCGGCAACGTTCCTGCCGTGCGTCTGGTCCCGATAAATCCGATCGGCGAACGCAAGTTCGGCGCGCTCAAGGGCGCGATCAGCGTGGACGATGCCTTCTTCGAGCCACTTCCCGCTGATGAACTCGGCGCCTGGAACCTCGATTGA
- a CDS encoding type II toxin-antitoxin system VapC family toxin: MRLLLDTHTLIWWLAGDDHLSVRAREAIADTTNTVAISAASAMEIATKHRIGKLDGAAVLARDFESIIAAQGFDELAISITHARLAGQMNIAHKDPFDRLLIAQAQAEDMVLISYEALFDGFAVQRLW, from the coding sequence TTGAGGCTGCTGCTCGACACGCACACACTGATCTGGTGGCTGGCGGGCGACGATCATCTGTCGGTTCGCGCCCGCGAGGCGATCGCCGATACCACCAACACTGTAGCCATCAGCGCGGCTTCCGCGATGGAGATCGCCACCAAGCACCGGATCGGCAAGCTGGACGGCGCGGCCGTGCTCGCGCGGGATTTCGAAAGCATCATCGCGGCGCAAGGGTTCGACGAACTGGCGATCAGCATCACGCATGCCCGCCTCGCCGGGCAGATGAACATCGCTCACAAGGACCCGTTCGACCGCCTGCTGATTGCACAGGCGCAGGCCGAAGACATGGTGCTCATTTCCTACGAAGCGCTGTTCGACGGATTTGCAGTGCAGCGGCTCTGGTAG
- the crcB gene encoding fluoride efflux transporter CrcB: protein MPQSSFILASLYVALGGAFGSWLRFLVGRGWTAALGPVRAGVFPYGTLTVNVVGSLLMGLVTGWFARHGNTGEGTRLFVTVGVLGGFTTFSSMSLDFATLIQRGEIATAAFYTALSLLAGFGGLFLGLFVMRSVA from the coding sequence ATGCCCCAATCTTCCTTTATACTGGCCTCTCTTTATGTGGCCCTCGGCGGCGCGTTCGGCTCGTGGCTGCGCTTCCTCGTCGGGCGCGGCTGGACCGCTGCGCTCGGCCCGGTGCGCGCGGGCGTCTTTCCTTATGGCACGCTGACCGTCAATGTCGTGGGAAGCCTGCTGATGGGACTGGTGACCGGCTGGTTCGCCCGTCATGGCAATACCGGCGAAGGCACCCGCCTGTTCGTCACCGTGGGCGTGCTCGGCGGCTTCACGACGTTCTCGTCGATGAGCCTCGATTTCGCCACCTTGATCCAGCGGGGCGAGATCGCCACCGCTGCCTTTTATACCGCCCTGTCACTGCTCGCCGGATTCGGCGGCCTGTTCCTCGGCCTTTTTGTTATGCGGAGCGTGGCATGA
- a CDS encoding RluA family pseudouridine synthase: protein MSNIDIVRQFTVGQDDDGVRLDRWFKRHLPKVGFAMVSRWARTGQIRVDGKRADVDTRLEAGQTLRVPPGGEQKASASGERPRRELTEAEIELADSMVLTQDRAAIVLNKPPGLATQGGSGMKEHVDGLLDAYVEKGPRPRLVHRLDKDTSGVLLIARTPGSAAFFSKRFSGRTAKKIYWALVVGVPSINDGMIELPLAKQPGTGGEKMHVDEKEGQTARTRYRVIDRAGNRAAWVELHPLTGRTHQLRVHMAAIGHPIVGDGKYGGQEAFLTGSISRKMHLHARRLLIEHPDGAPLDVTAPLPEHFANSLEQLGFVESEGDTEIEAPAEFTKEDQKKAAKQHAKEYRKERRGERRKRSDGPGSGQTRLSKPGSKPGGKAPGKPAGKSFGKPGGKPARPGGKPSGPRTGAARSGPKPGGAPRGRSR from the coding sequence ATGAGCAATATCGATATCGTCCGCCAATTCACCGTCGGTCAGGATGACGACGGCGTCCGCCTCGACCGCTGGTTCAAGCGGCACTTGCCCAAGGTGGGCTTCGCGATGGTCTCGCGCTGGGCGCGCACCGGCCAGATTCGCGTCGACGGCAAGCGCGCCGACGTCGACACCCGGCTGGAAGCGGGCCAGACCCTGCGCGTGCCGCCCGGCGGCGAGCAGAAGGCTTCGGCGAGCGGCGAACGCCCGCGCCGCGAATTGACCGAGGCGGAGATCGAACTCGCCGATTCGATGGTGCTGACGCAGGACCGCGCCGCGATCGTGCTCAACAAGCCGCCGGGCCTCGCCACGCAGGGCGGCTCGGGCATGAAGGAGCACGTCGACGGCCTGCTCGACGCCTATGTCGAGAAAGGCCCGCGCCCGCGCCTCGTCCACCGACTCGACAAGGACACCTCGGGCGTCCTGCTGATCGCCCGCACCCCGGGCAGCGCGGCGTTCTTCTCGAAGCGGTTCTCCGGCCGCACCGCCAAGAAGATCTACTGGGCGCTGGTGGTCGGCGTGCCGAGCATCAACGACGGCATGATCGAACTGCCGCTCGCCAAGCAGCCGGGCACCGGCGGCGAGAAGATGCACGTGGACGAGAAGGAAGGCCAGACCGCCCGCACCCGCTACCGCGTGATCGACCGCGCCGGCAACCGCGCCGCCTGGGTCGAGCTTCACCCGCTGACCGGCCGCACCCACCAGCTGCGCGTCCACATGGCGGCGATCGGCCACCCGATCGTCGGCGACGGCAAATACGGCGGCCAGGAGGCATTCCTGACCGGATCGATCAGCCGCAAGATGCACCTCCACGCACGCCGCCTCTTGATCGAGCACCCGGACGGCGCCCCGCTGGACGTCACCGCCCCTCTCCCTGAGCACTTCGCCAATTCGCTGGAGCAGCTGGGCTTCGTCGAATCGGAAGGCGACACCGAGATCGAGGCTCCGGCCGAGTTCACCAAGGAAGACCAGAAGAAGGCCGCCAAGCAGCACGCCAAGGAATACCGCAAGGAACGCCGGGGCGAGCGCCGCAAGCGCAGCGATGGCCCCGGCTCGGGCCAGACGCGGCTGAGCAAGCCCGGCAGCAAGCCCGGCGGAAAGGCGCCCGGAAAGCCTGCGGGCAAGTCGTTCGGGAAGCCGGGCGGCAAGCCCGCACGTCCCGGTGGCAAGCCTTCCGGTCCGCGCACGGGCGCAGCGCGCTCCGGCCCCAAGCCCGGCGGCGCGCCGCGAGGCAGGTCCCGGTGA
- a CDS encoding HAD-IA family hydrolase has translation MKLAVFDCDGTLVDGQAPICEAMEAAFAAFSLPSPTRGSIRRAVGLSLPQAIRQLLPDSDAEQQHAMAEAYKLSFRTAREQGRVAQPLFPGIEDTLRALHANGWTLGVATGMSDRGLGFCLEANGIADLFVTLQTADRHPSKPHPAMLEEALFEAGAQASEAVMIGDTAYDMQMATSAQVRAVGVDWGYHHPRELSEAGAEMVAETPAQLLEHLLR, from the coding sequence GTGAAACTGGCGGTCTTCGACTGCGACGGCACCCTCGTCGATGGGCAGGCGCCGATCTGCGAGGCGATGGAGGCGGCCTTCGCCGCCTTCTCGCTGCCTTCACCGACGCGCGGGAGCATCCGGCGTGCGGTCGGGCTTTCGCTGCCTCAGGCGATCCGCCAGTTGCTGCCCGATTCGGACGCCGAGCAGCAACACGCCATGGCCGAGGCCTACAAGCTCTCGTTCCGCACCGCGCGCGAACAGGGCCGTGTCGCCCAGCCGCTGTTCCCGGGGATCGAGGACACCTTGCGCGCCCTTCATGCGAATGGCTGGACGCTGGGCGTCGCCACCGGCATGTCGGATCGCGGCCTCGGCTTCTGCCTTGAGGCGAACGGCATCGCCGACCTCTTCGTGACGCTCCAGACCGCCGACCGTCATCCCTCCAAGCCCCACCCCGCGATGCTGGAAGAGGCTTTGTTCGAAGCGGGCGCGCAGGCGTCGGAAGCCGTGATGATCGGCGACACGGCCTACGACATGCAGATGGCGACGTCCGCGCAAGTCCGCGCGGTCGGCGTGGATTGGGGCTATCACCACCCGCGCGAACTGTCCGAAGCGGGCGCCGAAATGGTCGCCGAGACCCCGGCGCAGTTGCTGGAGCACTTGCTCAGGTGA
- a CDS encoding ATP12 family chaperone protein, whose product MKRFYKEATAEQTENGPEDSGWRAVLDGRPIRTAGGRPQVVPTQALAQALAAEWARQGEEIDTATFHYRDLADFAIDAVAPARGTVIAELLPYAETDTLCYRADPDEALYKRQMEMWEPVLSSAEARLGVTFTRISGIIHKPQPGPTLACLRSELDACSDFELAALKMLSSLSASLVIALEAIRPGADAEALWKAAELEADWQVELWGEDWEATERRAARFEAFRLAIALATLSR is encoded by the coding sequence ATGAAGCGTTTCTACAAGGAAGCGACCGCCGAGCAGACCGAAAACGGCCCAGAAGACTCGGGCTGGCGCGCGGTCCTCGACGGCCGCCCAATCCGCACCGCAGGCGGTCGCCCGCAAGTCGTGCCGACGCAGGCGCTGGCGCAGGCGCTGGCCGCCGAATGGGCCAGACAGGGCGAGGAGATCGACACCGCGACCTTCCACTACCGCGACCTTGCCGACTTCGCGATCGACGCCGTCGCGCCCGCGCGCGGCACCGTCATCGCCGAACTGCTGCCTTACGCCGAGACCGACACCCTGTGCTACCGCGCCGACCCGGACGAGGCGCTCTACAAGCGGCAGATGGAAATGTGGGAACCCGTGCTCTCATCCGCAGAGGCGCGGCTTGGCGTCACTTTCACACGCATCTCCGGCATCATCCACAAGCCGCAGCCGGGACCGACGCTGGCGTGTCTGCGCAGCGAACTGGACGCCTGCAGCGATTTCGAACTGGCCGCGCTCAAGATGCTGTCGAGCCTCTCCGCCTCGCTGGTCATCGCGCTGGAGGCGATCCGTCCCGGCGCCGATGCCGAAGCCTTGTGGAAGGCCGCCGAACTGGAGGCCGACTGGCAGGTCGAACTCTGGGGCGAGGACTGGGAAGCCACCGAACGCCGCGCCGCCCGGTTCGAGGCGTTCAGGCTGGCGATCGCACTGGCCACACTCTCCCGCTGA